Within Trachemys scripta elegans isolate TJP31775 chromosome 12, CAS_Tse_1.0, whole genome shotgun sequence, the genomic segment ACCGAgtcatgagagaaccttccctcttatcccatggcagcttattttgcttaagagcctttggtgagggaccttgtcaaagcctttctgaaaatctaagtacactatatccaccggATCTCCCGTATCCTCATGCTTGTTAAAACCCCTGAAAGAagtctagtagattggtgaggtatgatttccctttccaaaaccatgttgactctttccaaCAAATCAtattcatttatgtgtctgataattctgttctttactatagtttcaaacagtttgcccagtactgaagttaggcttactggtctgtagtggccaggattgcttctggagactttttaaaaattggtgtcacattagctattctccagtcatctggcacagaagctgatttaaatgataggttacataccacacaCATACATACCTGTGTCTGTATCATCACACCTTCCTGCAAACCCCTTCACCGCAGAGAGGGAGAAGTCATTTTCTACCTGCTCCTTTAACTGAAGGGACATCAGGGTTCAGTTCTAGGTCTGAGACACTTGCCCCTGAGGTCTAACTTTAGACATAAAACTAGGGCTAGTAACTAGGAAAGGGAAAGGAGTTTTTGCACATTTATAGATTTAAGTGATGACACTGGATTAACTTTTAACTCTGTGTTCTTCTGATTCGATTGCACCATTTGTTTTATGCTCCTAGTCTCAACCCATGGCAGACACAGACTGGGGAAATCAAACGGACATAAAATTCATTCTCCTGGGATTCGGGAATCTCCCTGATCAGAAcatttttctcttcctgctgtttctaGTGATCTACATCACAACCGTATCTGGGAACACCCTCATCATTACACTAGTTGTGGCTGATAAGCAACTTCACactcccatgtacttcttcctggggaacttgtcttccttggagacctgctacacctcaaCCATCCTGCCTAGGATGCTGGCCAatctcctgactggggacaaaACCATCTTTTTCAATGGCTGCTTCACACAATTGTATTTTTTTGGTGCTCTGGCCTCTACAGAATGCTATCTCCTAGCAGccatgtcttatgatcggtatttagcgatatgtAAACCTCTGCACTATTTAGCTCTTATGAATACCAGGTTTTGCCTCCAGTTGGCTACTGGATCATGGTTAAGTGGGTTTTTGGCTACTGCCATCTTTGTATTATTCATGTCACAGCTAATATTCTGTGGCCcgaatgaaattgaccatttttaTTGCGATCCTGTCCCACTGATAAAACTCGGCTGTGGTGACAAATACCCGATGGTGTTGTTGGATTTTATAATGGCCTGTGTATTTACCCTGCCTCCATTTCTACTAACCTTGACATCCTATGTTTGTATCATcaccaccatcctgagaatcccttctGCCACTGGGAGGCagaaggccttttccacctgctcctctcacctcatagtggtgacaattttctatgggaCTATATTGATTGCATACACGCTATTGAAATTCGACACACTGAGAGATTTAAACAAAGTGCTCTCTCTTTGCTATACAGTCCTGACTCCCCTGGTtaaccccctcatctacagcctgagaaacagagagtTCAAGAATGCCTTGAACAAAGCAGTCAGTAAATATGTGGCTTtcctaaaaaaataaagcaaatcatAGACAATAATTAaggttcacatttttaaaggtgtttaagtGCCAAGTGGGAGATTGGTGTTGGGCACCAAGATGCTTTTGAAACTCCTACTAGGCACCTAAAGTACCTTTGAAAACCTGCCTCTTAGCTTGAGGTTTTCAAAGCTACCTGGGTGATTTGGGCAAAaagtttccattgaaattaaGTTGAAAACTGCCCTGGAAAATCTCAGCACTCACCTTAAAAGAGAAATGGAGATGTTCTGCATGGATTTACTGAGACAGAGCATTTATGGTCCTGTCCTGTGCCAATGTAAAACAGGACATAGGACAATGAGGTTCTGGACAGTTCTGTCAACCACTTCTGTTCAACACTgatacatataatatgatggtATCTTTTCTCTTTGCGGGTGCCTAAACATTGGTCCTGGAAAAGGACATTGTATAGCATCTGATAGCGCAGAGAGCTGACATGTTGCATAAAGCACAAAATCCACTAAATATCAAAGCAAATCCCTGCACATATCCCCTATTTACTTTGTTGCTCTGTTGTTTGCAATGCGGTTGTGGATgtattgatcccaggatattgTTTCTCTGTGTTAGATAATAAAGTCTTGTAATCAAATGCAGaaaaatctaataaaaatataaaatcatagaatcatagactttaaagtcagaaggaaccattatgatcacctagtctgacctgcacaatgcaggtcacagaatctcacccacccacccctgtgtCAAACCTGTGTCttagccattgaagtcctcaaatcatggttgaaagacttcaaggtgcagagaatcttccagcaagtgacccatggcccacgctgcagaggaaggcaaaaaacgcCCAAGGCCTCTgaaatctgccctggaggaaaattccttcccgaccccaaatatggccatcagctaaaccctgagcatgtgggcaagactcaccagccagacacccaggaaagaattctctgcagtaactcagatcccaccccatctaacgtCCCATtgcaagccattgggcatatttactgctaatataAAAGACCAATTGATTGccagaattaggctatcccatcatacaatcccctccacaaacttatcaagcttagtcttgaaaccagatatgtcttttgcccccactactccccttggaaggctgttccagaacttcactcttctgatggttagaaaccttcttctaatttcaatctaaacttcctgatggccagtttatatccatttgttcttgtgtccacattggtacttagctaaaataattcctctccctccctggtatttattcctctgatatatctatagagggcaatcatatctcccctcagccttcttttggttaggctaaacaagacaagctttttgagtctcctttcataagacaggttttccattccttggatcatcctagtagcccttctctgtacttattccagtttgaattcatcctttcctaaacatgggagaccagaactgcacacagtattccagatgaggtctcaccagtgccttgtataacagtactaacacctccgtatctctactggaaatatctcgcctgatgcatcccaagaccacattagcttttttcacggccatatcacattggcggctcatagtcatcctgtgatcaaccaatacccCAAGgtacttctcctcctctgtttcttccaactgatgtgtccccagcttataagaatacttcttgttattaatccctaaatgcatgaccttgcatttttcactatcaaatttcatcctattactagagcataatctttcgtggactacagcccacttcttcggatgcatcctattactattactccagtttacaaggtcatccaaatcttcctgtatgatatcccggtccttctctgtattggcaatacctcccagctttgtgtcatccgcaaactttattagcacattcccactttttgtgccaaggtcagtaataaaaagattaaataagattggttccaaaactaaaccctgaggaactccactagtaacctccctccagcctgatagttcaccgttcagtatgacctgttgtagtctcccctttaaccagttcctgatcCACCGTGCAATTTTCATaatgatccccatcttttccaatttagctaataattcctcaggtggaaccatatcaaatgccttactgaaattgaagtaaattagatccactgcatttcctttgtctaaaaaatctgttaccttctcaaagaaggagatcaggttggtttggcacgatctaccttttgtaaaactatgttgtattttgtcccaattacaattgacctcaatgtccttaactactttctccttcaaaattttttccaagaccttgcacaCTAGAGATGTCAAGCTAACAGTACTGTAGTTGCCCAGAtcccttccccccctttcttaaaataggaactatgttagcaattctccagtcatacagtacaacccgtgagtttacagattcattaaaaattcttgctaatgggcttgcaatttcatgtgccagttcctttaatattcttggatgaagattatctgggccctccgatttagtcccattaaacttttcgagtttggcttctacctcagatgtggtaatatctacctcccatttgtcatcctaccgtTATCCCTAAgttcctcattagcctcattaaagactgaggcaaagtatttgtttagatattggtccatgcctagattatccttaacctcaactccatcctcagtgtttagcggtcccacttcttctttctttgttttcttcttatttatatgtctatagaaccttttactattggttttaattccctttgcaaggtccaactctacatgacttttggcctttctcactttatccctacatgttctgacctcaataaggtagctttccttgcggatcactcccatcttccaccttttgtaggctttctgctttttcttaatcatcactctgagatgcttgctcatccagcttggtctagaactcctgcctatgatttttttcccctttcttgggatgcaggcttctgatagtttctgcaactttgtcTTGAAGTAATTTCAGgactcctctgcctttagatccacaagttcttcagtccaatccacttccctaactaatttccttaatttttttaagttagcccttttgaaatcaagaacCCTAGtgacagatctatttttgtttatccttccatttagtttagaATAAGGCATGATATTATCCTAAGGTTTGTTGTACAAATGATATTCTATGCTGCTAAAGatgcaatggagaatcaagctGGAGCTTAAGTCTGTGTCCTCCAACTGAGGAGAAAGATCAGGGAAAATAGTTGGGcaaatatttgggaaaaaaaaatgactCTCTCTAGGTTCAACATATGTGGGGATGTAAACATAGGAAATCTGCCACACCTGAAGTAATGCTATTTGCATCCCCATCATGTAGGCATTGCAAACTAACTACTGTTCAGTACAATCCCATGAGCCAAATGCAAACTGCTAGGCCCTAGCAGTGACCTCTGGACACATCACCAGGAAAATCTTTATTGCTGTTATCTGGACCAAGCCCTGCTCTgactgttacccagggttctcCTGCCACCTgctgcctgccgcgagggctccgctctggtcggtggggagggaaggaagaggactgccctgcagggtgctctgatTCTCCATgacgctgccccctacagggcggccagagcggaacaagaacaacaacaacaacaacaacaacaaaaagcggccgtgccgccctaagattgggcagaatgccacctccaacaatctgctgccccaagcaccagcttgctcagctggtgcctggagccggccctgtatactgCATAGCACTCACTGATGCATCCAGGTAGATGTAGGGCTTTTTACTCAGAAAATCCAGTTTCTGGAGAATGATGAGAGATAAAAACCTCAGCTGTAGAACCTGATTCCTGGCCATTAAACCATGAGAAGTAAGAGCTCATTATTCAAGTTTGAGCAATCCTGTGAGCATCCAATCCCCAAAAGCTACTGCTTTGCATTGCCAGGCAGGGATATTAGAGTGCTTGAGCAATTAAGCATTAGCAATTTAAGCCTCACCTTCTGTGAGGAACATAGGAAATATCTGTATTATTTTGTATGAATGTCATGTATCTATTTATAGCTCTGTGGGTCTATGGTCTatgtattagtaggaacattgcaaATAGATCGAgggagtgattattcccctctatttggtactggtgaggccacacctggagtactgtgtccagttttggtcccccactacagaagggatgtggacaaattggagagagtccagtggagggcaacaaaaatgattagggggttggggcccaTGACTGaagaggtgaggctgagggaactggggttatttagtctgcagaagaaaagagtgaggggggatttgatagcagccttcagctacctgaaggggggttccaaagagaatggagctaggctgttctcagtggtggcagatgacagaacaagaagcaatggtctcacgttgcagtggaggaggtttaggttggatattagaaaaaaaatgttttcactaggagggtggtgaagcactggaatgggtttcctagggaagtggtggaatctccttccttagaggtttttaaggtcacgtttgacaaagccctggctgggatgatttagttggggattggtcctgctttgagcagggggttggactagatgacctcctgaggtctcttccaaccctaatcttctatgcttctatgagtctatgatgttatagtaattgttgttacagtacTGTAATAGTAATATTATAGATTATAATGTCATGTATATAGtgatgaggctgaaaatgtatcctcgtggcttaaaattagcccaggcaaaactctccaagagcagagagcagttcacacctcatcagggcatgtatgggacaagcCTAGCCCAgccctcacaggaacaaaggacgctggcctaggcagcaaccaaaggatctgttggattcTCAAATGAgtcacccccccgccccttcctttggtcagtttgggactgcaatgaggtagTGCTCATCTAACTGTGAAAGGGGGTGGGTGGAGGACccaagaaggaagaaaggacatgataaaagggaaagacatttgccatgctcttcctctctcttccacctacatctacaaaCACCataccaagtgactgaagcgctgatcaaaggggagagcctggctgaagagcaaccagccagcctgtggtgagaagcatctaagtttgggccggcattgaaagtgttaagatcagcttagaatgcattttgctgttattttgtttgaccaaatctgacttgttatgctttgacttataatcacttaaaatttatctttgtagttaataaacctgtttgtttattctacctgaagcagtgcatttgatGTGAAGTGTGCCAGATACTCCCCTTGGTATAACAAGCCtgggtacatatcaatttctttgttaaattgatgaactcatatcagcttgcagcgtccagcgggcataaatggacactgcaagactcaggttcctagggttgtgtctgggactggagatattggctagtgtcattcagtttcacaatccaagcagcagcttacttgccagaggctgtgcgtgaacagcccaggagtgggagttctcacagcagagcagggtaaggctggctcccagagtcaaggattggagtgaactagcagatcaccggtccagataacaccagagggcaACATCACACAAAGTCAATCTGGAAGGAGCCATCTTAAAGCAAAATGAGTGCATTGTGCCTCTCTCTATTTTAGGGAACAGGGTGCTTTGTCTGCTTCTGTTTTGGGGGGCTATTGTtttttatcattctgaattctaaaaaAGGTAAAGTAATGTGATACTTAAACTTCCAGGAACAAAGTTCTCTGTTTCACTCTAACACCTTTCTGTATGTGCCATGAATGTAACATGTGTCATAAAAAAGAGACTGTATCACCCCAGCAGAAGAGGACAAATGTTACAGGTGAAGAGTcactgataacagtcttccagtCCTAACAGTAGCCACATTATGGCTTGGGCAAGTGTCTTCCCTCCCAGTACAGTACAGTGATCCAGGCCTCTTGTTGATGTCCTATCAGTGATGTATTGAGGACAAGACCAAATGCAAGGAGTAAGGATCTTTCACCACAAACTAGCTTCAGCTTGGGACACTGCATGGGGAAATATGGCAATGTAAATATACCataatagttataccagtaaaactcCCTGTGAGCATTCTGGATGGAGTGCTATTTTCTGGCTCCATTTACTTTGCTTTGAACGTAACAGAAAAAGAAACTAAGAGACTGGGATCAGAGTGTTCCAATGGGGAGTTGCACTGGTATAGTTATACCTGTATGATTCCATCTGTAGACAAACTCTAGAGCATTCCCATGACCAGGAACAGGGCTGAGTATAGATCAAACTTAGTTAAGCTTGATCACTTTCTCCAACTCTGCTGAGACTGTAGCATTCAGGCCAAGGTGCTCATTGGTCAGGGAGCCCCTCCCTGAGAGCCTCtctccatctccatctccatCGCCATCACTGCCGCATTCCTACATTCGTATTTGTGCTGAAGGGTCAGTTCAGATAGTAGCCTCCTTAGAGGTATAATTCCAGTGTCAGACACTGGGTTTGTCACATGGGCAATGTCACCTCCTCTGGGTGTGCACAATCTCTCATTCATGAGACAGTCCTGCCTCTCCCTAAGATGTGTGGTGTGTGATTGACCCACAGTAAATGTATTTCTCCTCAAAGCACCCCCAGCACTTGGGGAATGTtgattatctccattgtacagttggggaactgaggcacagagcttgtCTTGGTCAAACAGGCAATCTTTGGTGGTGCCAAGACTGGAACTCAGGGCTCCCAAGgtctaggatatctccataaccACTGCACCATCCATCTGCTCTTCCTCCTACATTCCTTCCAGCTTCTTATTCATCCCCACAGTTCCTCCCTTCAGTGAAGCCCCTCACTAATTTTGTCAGTCTATTTAGGAAGTCTCTGATAAGACATCCTCTCATCCACAATAACGTTCCACAAGCCTGTGCCAAATTTATATGGATATATCAGCTCCTGTCTGCAAGTACTACAACACATGCCCCATCCAGCACATGGGATAGAACCCATAAGTCCTGATTCCCAACATTTCTCCGATGTCTAGCAAACAGTTGTGTAACCCACAGGCAAATTGTGTCTCCTGCCTTTCTAGTGGTTTACATCTCTCCAGCATCAGACCGGTGCACATGTGAGAAGGCACCAAAAGGGGGAACATCTCTATGTTGTTGGTTGTCATATTTCCTCACTGTGTAACCAAATTGCCAGAGTGGCATATTTGGCTCATTTACAAAACAGGTTTTATTGATAAAATGTTTCCATCAGCTTTTATTTGTGCTTTAATGTGTCTGCCCCACACTCCACCAAGACTGGGGGGTctcaaaagagcctaagggagttaggcatccagATTCAATTTAATTTTCATGGTGGTTAAGTGCCCGAttcctttcagctgctctgaacATTCTGATTGAAATCTCTAATTTTCAAAGTGAGGACCaactagaccagggattggcaaccttcggcatgtggctcgccagggtaagcaccctggtgggccgggctggtttgtttacctgccgcattggCAGGTTCAGCCCATCATGGCTCCCTCTGGCCAATGGGGCCTGCAGGAAGCGGCGctggatgagggatgtgctggccgccgcttcctccccacccccattggcctggagcggcgaaccgtggccagtgggagccacgattggctgaaccggaagacacagcaggtaaacaaaccagctcggcctgccagggtgcttaccctggtgagccacatggCAAGGGTTGCCGATCCTTGAACTAGACAATAGAATAATagtatcatagaagattagggtttgaagagacctcatgaggttaactagtccaaccccctgctcaaagcaggaccaaccccaactaaatcatcccagcaagggctttgtcaagctgggcctttaaaactctaaggagggagattacaccacctcccacagtaacccattccagtgcttcaccaccctcctagtgaaatagtgtttcctaatatccaacctagaccttccctactgcaacttgagaccattgctccttgttctgtcatctgctgccaCTGGGAACAGCGAGCTCTATCCTTTTTGGAAccaccccccttcaggtagcctctcctcaaaagtcatgtgcCCCATTCCCCtgatcctttttgttgccctacgctggactctttccaatttttccacatcctttctgtagtggcaggcccaaaactggatgcaatattgcagatgtggcctcaccagtgccgaatagaggggaataatcacttccctcaatctgctggcaatgctcttactaatgcagcccaatatgctgttagccttcttggcaacaaggacacactgctgactcatatccagcttctcatccactgtaatcaccaggtccttttctgcagaactgctgcttagccagttggtccccagacTGTACCGGTGCATGAGATTGTTCCatcctaagagcaggactctgcacttgtccttcttgaacctcatcagatttcttttggcccaatcctccaataagtctaggtcactctggaccctatccctactctgcagcatatctacctctccccccagcttagtgtcatctgcaaacttgctgagggtgcagtctatcccatcatccaggtctttaataaagatgttgaacaaagcCAGCACGaggaccgatccctggggcactccgcttgatactggatGCCAACTatacatcgagccattgatcactacccattgagcctgacaatctagccagatttctatccaccttatagtccattcatccaatccatgcttttttaacttgttggcaagaatactgtaggagaccatatcaaaatctttgctaaagtcaagatatatcacgtccaccactttccccatatccacagaaccttatctcatcatagaaggcaatcagggaAGTCTTACTGTCCATCATACCTGACCCATTTGGACAACACTTATGGGTGCATGTTGTCTCATTGAAGGGGACGGGACTACTCTCATAAGAAAGGATTATTCATCTGTTTGGGATATCAGGATCAGGACCTTGCTAGATACATCAGAACCGTAATGCAATTAAGTCATTTCACAGAAAGGAAAGAACTCCTTTGAGCTAAGCAGGCTGATTTAATCAGGACAGGTGTTTCTGCCAATTCTGTGTTATGAAAACAGCAGGAACTCCCCAGAGTCAGCCGATGGAAAACCCACTCAGAATTGGCATCAGGGGACACACAGCCTTCCCCAGCAAAGAATACAAATatggaagagaaggaaggaattgGTTCATACTGCATCAAgcagatattaggaaaagttttctaactctacggatagttaagcactggaactgATTAGCAAGAGAGGGTGTGGAATCCTTATCTTCACAGGtttttaggagcaggttagacaaccccctgtcagggatggtctaggattGTTTGTTCCTGCCTCAGCAACAAGGGCAGGGCAAGTTGACCTCTTGTGCTCCCTTccggccctacatttctatgattctacgaggAGGCAACCACACCCTGTCAACAGAGGGACGAGGACATGGTCCAAATGAGATCTCGGCACCTGCTCATCCTATCAGGTGGACCTAGGTCTCTGTACTGAGAGAACTGAATTTCTGAGGAGAAATGAGAGAGAAGAACCTAAATCCTGGTCAGCAAACCCAGAGAGATCCAAGCTAAACTGGAGGCTGAATATCTTGTCATTGAAGGTGAGTGTTATCCCTTGTACTGCTGCTGCCACACACTCAGATAGAACCTGCCCGTCAAAGGCCTGTGCAGTCAATGTTGATTCAATCTTACCTTCCCCCCGAGATGTCCATCAGTGATAATATCACCATGTAACcaatggggagactgaggcagagagaggggaaatgtCACACTATTTCTCACCATCACTGGCGGAACCTAGAACAGAATTATAGAATCTAGAGACAAGAAAGGAAAACTCTGTCCCCTCCAATCCATCTCTTTGCCAGGAGTGGCCCCAAGAGTACATTTATTAGCGTCTGCTCCACTTTACTTTTAAATAACCTGATAAGAAGATCAGGGATTTCCAGGCTGGTCTAGATCCCAGGTCcgtttagcccagtatcctctctctgacagtgtCAGCCCCAGAGGCTGCAGAGAAATGTGTAAGAACTCCACAGCAACACTTGAGGAATgatctgtctctctcctcccccccaatcaGTTTTCATCCTGATCTTTAATAGTTAGAGATGGACTTAAACCCTTAACTCCAAGGTGTAAGATCTCTTCCAGAACTGTTGTTAAACTCCGGAGAGAATAATAAACTCTCCCTCGTGGCAGATTAAGCTCTTATTTCTTATCCTAcattcagtgaacatggagaaaaattaatgatcatcctctttataataacccttcacatatttgaagactattatcagatATTCTGTCAGCCTTCTTTtttcaagaaaagaaaacattcctATTTTTCATATAAAAGTCAAGTTCCTTTTTGAAACATATTAAGTTCTTGGCCCCAAAatttcttgtggcaatgagttctactgTCTAATTATTGGCTTCCAAGTAAGGCAGTTTCACAGCCTGCAACTTCTCACTGTCAGGATACATTACTTAATGTTAACcctacattttccctttctttattttttccctttacttCTATCTTTGCTTTGTTAATCATGACAACTAATTTCTATTTACATATTTCCAATATTCCATTAATTGTCAATAGAattggttgaaaaatggaaattaaatttaatgaaaaatgtttacatttgtaatttttttcccatttatcaAGAAGCAGTTTACATTTTTTCAAACTTTTGAT encodes:
- the LOC117885408 gene encoding olfactory receptor 6N1-like gives rise to the protein MADTDWGNQTDIKFILLGFGNLPDQNIFLFLLFLVIYITTVSGNTLIITLVVADKQLHTPMYFFLGNLSSLETCYTSTILPRMLANLLTGDKTIFFNGCFTQLYFFGALASTECYLLAAMSYDRYLAICKPLHYLALMNTRFCLQLATGSWLSGFLATAIFVLFMSQLIFCGPNEIDHFYCDPVPLIKLGCGDKYPMVLLDFIMACVFTLPPFLLTLTSYVCIITTILRIPSATGRQKAFSTCSSHLIVVTIFYGTILIAYTLLKFDTLRDLNKVLSLCYTVLTPLVNPLIYSLRNREFKNALNKAVSKYVAFLKK